ACCATGCAAAGAGCAAAAACTGTGTGTGTGCGCGCTTTTTTTTTAACCTGCATTTCGTTTTGATCTGCCAAAGTTGCCATGCTGGTCATGTATTTTGTACTATTTGTTTGAACTGCAATTGTTTATGTGATGTGCTTTTCTCGTTGACAAAGTAGGCCTTTGCTCACCTTAAAGAGTTTGATGTTTTTCGCTGCAGCTCCATTTTCTTCTAAAACTGAGACGTACAGTTTGTCATTGCattctcctttttttctttttctcttttttgtacAAATTTTCCCATATAGGATTAGAGCATATGTGTCTCTCCGCTTTATTACTGAAAAGAAAAGGCTTGATCGTGCTTGTGTTATTGACATGTTTTGGTTACTGACTGAATGATGGCATCGGGTTCACAGGCAATCAAGACATTTCTGTCTGATGTCTCCACCGCTTTTGGGTATTGAAGGTGAAGGGCAGGGCAATGTATCTGTAATGGCTTCTTCAAAATCTGTTGACTGTGTCTCTAACAACGGTTTGGGACTGAAAGAACGGAATTATCTTGGACTGTCAGACTCCTCCTCTGAGGAGAGTACTTCTATGTCGACTGTGTCAAAAGAGAAGAAGAGCAGTTTAAATCTTAAGGCTACAGATTTGAGGCTCGGTCTACCTGGATCTCAATCCCCGGAAAGGGAATCAGAACTTAACCTGCTGAGCTCAGACAAATTTGATGAGAAGCCCTTGTTCCCCTTACTTCCATCTAAGGATGGAATCTGTTCCTCAATACATAAGTCTGTAGTTTCTGGAAACAAAAGAGTATTCTCAGACACCATTGATGAATATTCAACTGTgaaagcttcaaccttcaaTGAAAGAAACTGGATGTTTTCTGCTGCTGGTTCCAATTCTGAAACTCATCAATCTATTGGACAAGGAAAATTTTCCGGCAAAGCTGGTGTAAGTGTGCTTTCTAGCAGGTCATGTGGTAATGAACCAAGTGAGGTCCCATCAAAGCCATCAGTTGAGGGGCCACATGTAGCAAATGGATCGAACCAGACCAATATGAATAGACCGACCAACAGCAGTGCTCCTGCTGCAAAGTAAGTTCATGAGCTCCAgacagaaaaggaaaacaacaaGCGCTGTGCTAACAAATAATGTTATAATTAAGGATTCTGTTTAGTCTAATAATATTGTTCTTGCACTGCAGGGCACAGGTAGTTGGTTGGCCTCCTATCAGATCATTCAGGAAGAATACACTTGCTACCACATCAAAGAACAATAATGAAGTTGATGGAAAACCAAGTTCAGGTGCTCTCTTTGTCAAAGTCAGTATGGCTGGCGCTCCTTATCTGAGGAAGGTGGATCTGAAAACTTACTCCGCATATCAAGGACTTTCCTCTGCTTTAGAGAAGATGTTTAGCTGTTTTACCTTAGGTGAGCTTCTCTTTATGTCTTGGTTGTACTGGTTTATGTTGCAATCAAAACAATAAGTTTGAACTGAGCTGTCTAATATTTCTAGGACAATGTGGAGCTGAGGAAGTTTCAGGGAAGGAGATGCTGAGTGAGACCAAGTTGAGGGACTTGTTGCATGGATCTGAGTATGTGCTTACATATGAGGATAAGGATGGTGATTGGATGCTTGTGGGAGACGTCCCTTGGGAGTAAGTTCAGTTTATTTAACATGTTTTGCTTGCCtatgtcaattttttttcaGCTTCATCCTGTGCTAGCTTTGATGCTGAGTGGGCCGAAAATGTTGCAGAATTTCCAttcctccccccccccctctcttaAAAGTAACTTGGGAAGCCTGCCTGGAATGAGTATAACATTGAAAGGATCTACAAAAACAGTTTTCCCTTTAGTTACAGATCTTGCTTGTGCTGTACTACCCTTAACTTTACGTTGTTTGTCCTGAGCATgatgttgcttttcactttttgttCATTTGTGTTATGCATGGATAGAGGATAGAGCCATATAGATGGCATAGTAAAGTTTCTAGCTTTTGTGAAAGGATGTGGCAGAAAGGCCGCCTGTGAATGCTTTTCTCAACCTTTCGAATATAACCTAGGATGTATCCATTTACTGGCTATTTATCTTGGCCTTTTTCTTGATGCATTCAATATTGGCTTCACTCACATTAGAAACTGGAAGCGACAAATGTATCTTCAGCAGTCCTTTACCGCTTTAAGAGATGAAGGCATGTGTTGAGGCAGTTTACCCATCATGAGTTTATGCAAGGCTTCAAATCCTTTAAACTTGACGTCTAGCAGATCAGGATAGTTTGcaaccattttttcttttctggggATGTAGTTTTATTGTTTAGGTGTCAAAAATATTCCACAGTGATATCAAGTGGTATATAAAAGTACAAAATAAGCAAACCTtttgactttgacttttttCTTGTTCTATTTTCACTTGCTTGCTTGATTACATTATTCATTTCTCTCTTCCGCACCAATTGCTCTATGCTAGAATAAAAATGACAGATTTTCCAAGATCTAATTCTTAGCCTTTGCTTTCTTCAAATTTGAGACAGTCAACCTCACGAATTCATATTAGTCAAGAGATACACCTGGCCTGATAGAGAGACGCTATCTATTCGAAGGTCTCCTTGATTCTGCAAAAACTAAAGCATGATAAATAGGTTTAGAGCATAATATATGAGCTGCTTAGCTAGCAGCAGTTTATTTTTCCCGTAGAATCTATGTTTTAGTTGAACGCTGTACAGGTGTAAGAGATTTgtattttgaagaaacttgctgaTTTCCCAGCTGCTTTTGGATCTTTTGGGCAGATAGCAAATTATGCATTTTAAATTAGCATTTGCTTGTCCAACTATGTGCATCTACTTTATGTCAATGACATTGATCTGTTTTTGATTTCATTGTTTGATTTTATGCTGCTAACTAACGGGTGGGTATATTGCAGAATGTTCATTGAAACTTGCAGGAAGCTGAAAATTATGAAGGGCTCTGATGCTATTGGATTAGGTATGCATTATATGTTAGTACGTTCTGTCAACTAATTTTCAGCTCTTCATACTTACAGATGTGTGCTAAAAGAGAGTGAAACAAGATTGCAACTTTTGTTTTGGTCAATAACAGGATTAAAATTTCAATTGCATATAAGATAAACCTGAACCCAGTCTAGACTGAATCTAGTTGGGTAAAATACTATCTTGCGAGTTAATCCGAAGAAAGCTAAATAATAGAACGGGTGTGTGTATGTCTACCAAGGGAATGTGTAATAAAATCCTTTTCCTAGTATTTTCTTTCCCTTGTACATCTTTCTCCTCAAGTTAGCAAATGATGATTTTAATGAACCAAAATATCTTGAACTTGGTTTGCAGCTCCCAGGTCCGTGGAAAAGTGCAAGAACAGGGACTAGCTCTTGCCTTGGGTATGGTGAGTATGGTTTAGCTGCTACTCAGTCAAGAGGGAGAGACGCGAAAGTGGTGTAGGTCGTTATCGACAGGATATACTGAGATGGAATGCAGATCGTGGGTTGGCGCAATTCTGGTGTTACCAGTGCTTTGGTTGGATTAATAAGTTAAAGTGAATCTCTGTCCTTGAAAAGCTTTTTAAATGCAATAGTATGTATTCCAATAACTGTGGAGTTGGATATTTCGACGTCAAAAATGAAGTAGCTTGAACTGCCAAGTTTATGTGTGATTGAAAAACTTGTCCAGACTTGAACACATTATTTTTACTTGCTGCTTGTATCGTTGTGGATGTGCTAATTCAGCTGCACAAGCTTTCTTCTATGTTATTcttttatctctctctctctcctaaTCTAAATGTTCTGCGTTAAGAAGTTATTTCTCCTAGTTTTTCATCTTTGATAGTTGCTTCGATTGCGATTCTATGGTACTGTATTTCTTTTTAAGTCCTACAACCCTTGACAATGTTGTAAATTCCTACGTTCTGGTACTGAGAACGGGATTACATGCAATGCTCCTTAAATCTCTGCTATGTGTCCCAAAAAATCTCAAATGCACGAGTTCATGCTTCTAGATTTTACTAAGAGCAACCAAGTGTTTTGAAGGCGTTTGTTTGCAATTTGAACAAATTAAAGCTAAGCAAGCATTTGTGTTTTCACTTGGCTATATATTGAAGTAGCGAACTGGTTGTGCACGGCATCTCATCTTGGCTGTCCAATCAAAATAGCAGCCATCAACTTTTAGTTGATCCATGTAGTATAAGCTGTCTTAAGTGGTAATCAGACAGATTAATATGCATTAATTTGAATCTGTAGCTCAACTGGAAGAGTAATAGCTACTAGTCGACTTTAATAGCTGATCCCGTATAAATAGGCACTAAACAATCCTAACAAAAGATGCAAACTTTGATAGTCAATGCATTGAGGAGCTTCTTTCGTGTATTCTGCCTCATTTCTTAGAAATCTCGGGGGTTCTTATGGATAGATATCTTTGGCATTTGACTAGATTATGTCATTTAATAAAAGCTTTAAGAAGTTTTGGTGGAATTGATGCTGTTTTCTTGCACCTTTTACTCCCTGAATACAGATACTACTATTTGCTTGTGGCCGAAATGCCGCATAAAAGCGCCATATAATGCCCTGCTGCATGATGAGCTAGAGTCTCCTTATTGCAAGGATACAGCGCTTagcttcctctcttttctttttggcttTGAGCACCCGGTGTCCCCACCCACCCTTAGTGAGACTAATTCGAATTCGACTCAGGGAGCATCCGCAGAGTTCGACTCTTAGTCGGGGATAAAAGCTTAGCCTAGAGCTTAGTTTCCTCTCTTTTATTTTAACCTCTCAAATATGGCtgttaaataataataatttagtatTTGTAGCAGCACCGACATCATAAACAatgcaaagaaaataaaagttgGGATTCTGTGATATCATGAAAACTCCAAAGGCTTCTGCAAATCCTGATTAGTTGACTTCGGATTAACCAACTTTCTGTGTTTCGAGGCAGAAGAAAGTTGAGTTCCCTAACTAAGTGGGTCAATAATTCAAATTTGTCTGCCGACTCTCCAGGATTGTGTACCAatacccttttcttttttttttcctgcccTTTTAATGGTATAGAGCAATATGAAATGTGTATCAGAAGCAAAGAATTTGGATCTATGGAGAAACTCCAGTACCTATTACGCTACAAGATCTTGATAATGTAACCATTTGACTTTAAAATTGCAAGATTGACTCATAAAAACTGGTTGAGCTTTGTCATCCCCATAATCTAGGATTTTGCAGTTGTCAGCTTTTATCATGTTATGGTAGCATCTCATTAGTGGTACTGGCAGACTATTCTGGCTTCTAATCATTCGGAAATTAGTGCGATGCCTAATCATTACCAACTACATTAAGTACAAAAACCTCTTGTTGATTGGAGTTATTCGCTTCCTAATTCAGTCTTTAAAGATAAATCAATCATATAAAGGTTGAATAGCATCTCAGTGCTGTCTTTGTCAAAGGAATCCAAAACCCTTTTCAATCGGCAGTCTCCTAAAGTAATATCTTTGACAAAATTAAAGCTGTCGTGTGCCACTACAATTCGAAATTAACGGCACCAAATCAAAACTTCAGAGCCCTTTGGCACTAATTTGGATTAGGAGGTTGATGACATAGGCAAATGGAGGTTACAGGAATTAAAAATCTGTCGGTGCaatatttactttttatttgtAGTCGTTAATGGACGGCGGCCTCTTCCTCATCATCCTTGAGTTTTTTGgcacagttttttttttttttttgccctccCAGAAAATATAATGTTCATGATTACGAAGTTGGATTATCCAGTGAGAAATCAAGGTACAATGATGGATCAATTAGTGAAAGAAAGCTGGAGGTGTTTAGTGGAAGCAACGCGATGATTAAGTTGGAAGAAAAGCTTCGCTGATGAAGTGATTCTGCTTTCAATTAGTTGCGGTTGCACTTTCACATGGCCAAAAGCCGATCTTATCTTCCAACAAGAGTCAAGATCATAATCTTTTCTAGCAAAAGAATTGAACCGAACCACTAGAGGAACATAGTAAATAATAAAATGATTCTTCAACCTTGAATGATTGTCCCCTTGAATTTCCATAGCTTCACAAGTTTTGTTGCAAAAGAAAACTACCTAAGCCTCACGATTAGTAGTAATTTGGCATGTTCCAGATTTCCCTGCTCTTCGTCCCTTGTCAACTTAATAGTGGTACGACTCATTCATGAGAGAAGTTGCCGGCTATCATCCGAGCTTTTAAGAGTTGTTTTTAATGATGCCATATCTTATCAGCACCATAGACGAGCAGAGCAGCATATACACTCGGTAGGTCACAAATTATTCcaatctttatttatttatttattatttattctaGGATAGGTGTAATAGTAAAATTTCATCTGTTGCAACCTTTTAGTTGCAAGTAAAATATCATTTTAACTAAGTTACACTTTTGTTGCTGTGATAGGAGTTGTAATTACTCTTTAATGTCATAATTTGTACATGAGTGGACCTCAAATTCACCATCTTTAGAAAACCTAAAATGGATTTCATTCCTATCATGGTAAAACTTAGGGTAGATGTTGGAtagggaaaaatgcacttttcatcctcaaagtttgggGGCTTGACCAATTTTATCCTCAATGTTTAACcccaaacacatttcatcctcaatgTTCCGTAATTTTgaccaattaaggacaattgacgggaaTTGGAGGACAAATCAAAAATTGGGACGGAACTTTGCACGTGAGAAGCACAATTCGTTAGATCCAACTTTATACCCAATATAACCGGGTCAAACCGAATGGATCCATTTTTTCTAACggacaaaaatgcacaaaatagcaaaacgaaaggaaaaaagCTTCTgtcttctccttctttcttctccgtTGTCAGCCCTAAAAATTTTTGTGCCAATCTTTCCATCCACTTTTCGAGCATCTGCTAGCAAGAAGGAGGGCATAGACGGCATCCGTGGAGCATTTTAGGTGAAGAAAAATATGACATTGCGGAAGAAAGAGCTCCACATTTGTCCACCCCCAAATTACGGTATTTATATCCAAAATCAACAACTACATTGCATAAAGATATGTGTTTTTTTGGAGAAGGAAACCTGATATGTGGTCCCTTGTGTTTGTACTGTTTCCCCACTACAATTTACGGCtattttttttccagatttggccATTTGCATGAGgtataaataaatcaaaaaatttgtcTTGGTTTGATTATTATAGTGTGAATGTGGTCCCTTATGTCTGATGATAGTTGCCGATTGACTATAAATTTGTGGTGAGAGTGACTAATAAACAATAATACTTGGTATATTTTGCCGGCCATGTGTATCTGGCCATGTGTATGGAAAAAGTGAAAGTGGTCCTTGTTTGGTAGTTTTTGTGTGGGTCAACAATTTGTTATGCTGAAATGAtgaagcatttttttttcctgaagaGTCTGATctatattattttcttttctttaaccaGAAACGGGCAGCACATTTATTACATTAAGATGTCACCATGGAGGCCTCATTTCATATACTCCTGATCCCCATTACGAAGGTGGAGATTTGTGTGTGTTTGACTATGTTGAGAGTATAGGTCTAAGTGTTTTTGAAGTGGATAGATTAACTGAGAGTGCTGGTGTATATGGTCATAAGGTGTACTATGGTTGGGAAAATAACACCTTTAGGAGGATAGACAGCAGTAGGGAGTTAAATGGTTATGTTAAGGGGGAGGTTGGACCAACTAAGGAAGTTAACTTATATCTTGAagtatcttttcatgaaattcTAGTGCAACAACTTGGTTATGATCCGTATGAGGTAGATGAGACAGAAAATGAACTCCAAAATGGTGATGGTAACAATAATATTAGGGATGAAGGTCAAGGAAGGTGTGCTGCTAATAATTGTGATAATGATTCTGACGCAAGTGATGAGACTTTTTTTTCAGCTATTGATTCAGATTATGAAATAGGTGATGATGCTGATGATGGTATATTTCATGATAATGTTGACAAAAATGCTGAATGGTTGGGAGTAGATAATCACAGGAAAGAAAATGTGGTTCCTGATCCTTTGAATGAAGCAGAGGTGGTTCCTGATTCTGATGAAACAGAACAGGTTCCTGATTCtgaatctgattttgaaagCATTCATGAGTCTGATGATGAAGAGTCTAAATTGAGGTCTCGTACTTTTGATCCTAAGCATATTGACAATCCAAAATTAGAGCTGTATATGTCCTTCACAAGTCTGAAACTTTTCAAGACTGCTGTACATAATTATAGTGTGAAACAAGGCAGGCCTTGTAAGTTTGTGAAACAAGATAGAGTGAGGGTGAGGGCTAGATGCAGAAATAGTGAATGTAATTGGGTTATATATGCTAGAAAATTAAGTGGGGATGGAACTATTCAAATAAGAACATTTGAAGATAATCACACATGTGGTTTTACATATGATAATCCTCTTGTGCATTCTGGATGGGTAGCTAAGAAGTACTGTGAAGAGTTTAGGTGTAATCCTAAATTAGATTTGGAGCATTTTAGGAAGACAGTAATGAAAGAAAATAGGTGCTCCTTCACAAAAAATCAAACATATAGGACAAGGAGAAAAGCAATGAAAATTGTTCAGGGCAGTGAAAAGGACCAGTACAGCAAATTAGGAGTTTATATGCATGAAATTCTAAGATCCAACCCTGGTAGCACTGTTATAATGAAAACTGTTGATGGCTTTAGAGACTCAAAAACAGGGAAAGGCAGATTTGAGAGGCTGTACATTTGTTTTGCTGGAGTGAAGCATGGTTTCCTAACTGGATGTAGGCAATTTATTGGAGTAGATGGTACTTTTTTGAAAGGATCAGTAGGAGGAGTTTTGCTAGCAGCTGTTGGAGTTGATGCTAATAATGGCATTTTTCCAATAGCATATGCTGCAGCAGAGGGTGAAAGTAAGGACTCATGGTGCTGGTTCTTCAAACTATTGAAAGAAGATTTGAAGATTGAAAAGGATTATGAGTGGACAATAATGAGTGACAAACAAAAAGGTCTAATTGAAGCATGTgatatgatttttccaaatGCAGCCCACAGATTTTGTGTGAAACACTTGCACAATAACTTTTCATCTGCTGGTTTCAAAGGAGAAGGTTTGAGGAGAGCGTTATGGACTGTTGCCAAAGCAACAACACCAGCTCAATTCAGTAGCAGAATGGAAGCAATGGCTGAAATTGATATAGAGGCAGCCAGGTGGTTTGATGGCAAACCACCAAGTCAATGGAGCAGAGCTTATTTTAGCACTCATCCTAAATGTGCTATGTTATTGAATAATATCTGTGAGTGCTTCAACAGCAAAATTCTTGATGCTAGGGAGAAGCCAATAATTGAAATGTTTGAAACAATACGGTTGTACATGATGCAGAGAATGCAAAAAAATAGGGATCTGGCCAAAGAGAAGTGGCAGACTTATCCTTATTGCCCCAGAATTCTTCACATTATGCAGAAAAATGTAGATAGAGCACCTGACTGTTTTCCATTCAAGTCAAATGATGATCTTTATGAAGTCAGTTGCCCATATGGTGACCAATATGCAGTGAACATCAAGGAGCAAACATGCTCTTGCAGAAAATGGGAATTAACAGGTATTCCCTGTCCCCATGCCATTGCTGCATTGTGGATGGCTAAAAAGGATCCTCTGCTATATGTTTCAAAATGGTATACAGTGGAGACATATATGAAGTGCTATGAAGGATCAGTGTGTCCCATGAATGGAGAAAGTGAATGGGGGCTTACTGATGTTGGTGAAGGTCCTTTACCACCCTTATATGGGAGAGCACCTGGAAGGCCTAAAAAGCTGAGAAGGAGAAGTGCAGAGGAGGTTCAACAAGCCAAGGAAAAAACTAAGAAGAAGGTGACAAGAGTGGGACAGATTAACAAGTGTAGATACTGTCATCAAAGGGGACATAATATGAGGTCCTGCAAGCTTCTCAAAGATGCTCAAGATCCTGCAGTTGCAGAAACTGATATTAGTTCAAGCCAAGTTGCTGCTTCTACCAACATGTAATTGGACAAAATGCAGGTGTCATTAAGCTTTATGTTTGATTTGCCTATAATATCTCTgttttccttatatttttctgttttgttagACTTGATGACTGAGTTTATAATCCAACCAGACCCTTTGTATGCTCTTGTTTTATTAAGTATTATTGATGTTGGATGTTATAAAAAATGTGTGATTTGATGATGTATGCCTGACCTTTATAAAGTTGATGAACAAAAAAGTTGATGAATATTGAGTTTTTTGAAGCTGTAATACATAAGAAGAGCTTAGCTTTGTAGATTAAAGTTGCAATACATATGACAAGCTCTAAGTGTAGTGTATACAGTTGGTTAGTAGACAAAAGTTTCTTCcatagaatttatttattttttttaaaaaaaaagagggaaacccgcaagcgggtttcaggctatttaacaaattactttaaaaaaaaaaattttttttacatgcaagctgcgttgagttgcacatgcccatcggagggccctaggatgcccagcaaacctcccctctcatcctcacccttcaggtgagggtttgagagtatgtgtttgatataaatagaacagaaacgcagcttttagtcattttacataagggggaaacccgcaagcgggttccAGGCAGGcagggaaacccgcaagcgggtttcaggctatttaacaaattacttaaaaaaaaaaaattttttttacatgcaagctgcgttgagttgcacatgcccatcggagggccctaggatgcccagcaaacctcccctctcatcctcacccttcaggtgagggtttgagagtatgtgtttgatataaatagaacagaaacgcagcttttagtcattttacataagggggaaacccgcaagcgggtttcaggcaggCAGGCTATTTAAACTTACTTGCTTTTCTTGACTTCCTCTCCTCAACATTGCTCCTTTCCTGCATATTGTCCCCCACTGCCTCCATCATTTGCTTTCTTATGCCCTCCGATTCCTTATTTAACACGATTTGCTTTGATTTTATTTAGCAAAGGATGAACTAGCCATTGCTTTGCCCAATTACCTCTCCATCTGCCTTACTTCACCAGCGGTTCCTTCACCTTTTAATACCAGTAGAAGCATTCAAAGTAGCTTATGAAGGGAAAATATTCTGCCAGGAAAATATTCTCCAATTCATATTTTTCACCTATTGCAACTTTCTTCTGTCACTGTATCAGTCAAACTAAGGGTATGAAGGGAACTAAAATACTCTCCCTCCTCCAAAATGCTTAATCTATTGTTACTTTTGCTTAGAGGGGCTGACATTGTTAAGAAAATGTCAATTCAAGGGGTGGTAGGAGAGATTTCCAAAATGTGGAGGGAGCTTAGTGATATTTcaagaaacctcaggggaggtttctgatattatcccttgCTTTATTTCATTGAGAATGCACTTTAATTGTATTGAAGTTATGATATACATATATGGCAACTGTTTTCATGTTCATCTGTTTGTATTATTTGCATTTATATTCCAACTTGGTTTATCAGTACATGTGGGACAATCTTGGTTTATCAGCTTAGTTGCCAGTTTGGTTTATTTGCATTTGTTTTCTAGCGTGGTTTATTTGCATCTGTTTGTATTATCAGTACATGTGGTTTATCAGTTCATGgccattttatatttatgatatgAACAACACTTTGACAAGGACCATTTTCTTACACTCAACGCATAGctttacaaacaaaataaattacaGAGTTCATAAATTGCATTGTTGCCAAATACATTTCCCTTCCTAAATCCCACCTTTTACATAAATTGCAGAGTTCATTTGGAACCTTTGTACAAACAAAATAAGTCCCTTTCTATACCCTGCAATTGGATATTACTTCATAGGAAAAAATGCAACTCTCGTTCCAACAACAAACACAGCCAGCTTCAAAATGTtctttcttctgcaattttaccAAAATCACTCCAGTCTTAGCAGCAACTTGCCTCCCTTTACTTTTTCCTCGCCTTTACTGCTCCAACTCAGTACTAGCAAAACCACCAAAAGCACAattattataataaaaaatttctccCTCTTACGCATTCTTTCAACTTGTTCTTCCATTTTGTTAGTCTTTTTCAGCAAACCAGGAATGAGAACTCTCCCTCTTGGACAAATTGGCTCATCAACCCATTCAAAGTACCTGCATCTCTCGGGTCTCTACCATAACAATAATGACATTTCTCAGAAATTAGTTAGCTAAATTAACACATTGAAGGACCAACATTTTTAGACAAATATTTCTTACCGGCCACAGAGAGCAACCAAGGAATCTTCTTCCCGAATTCTCGCCGCGCCAACAGGTGCTCATTTTTGTTCTTAACCCACACTTGCAGAATGGAGTTGATGAACCACTGGAGACTTCAGAACTTCTGCTCCTCATTTAGGCAAAAATGAGAGCACAGGGAGCTCCACTGCCAGATGCTCTGAGGATGAATGTTTAAAGCTGCAAAGATTGGcaagaaaattttggggttgaaGGGCAGAGGGAAAAAGGACAACAATGGAGCTTTT
This sequence is a window from Coffea eugenioides isolate CCC68of chromosome 7, Ceug_1.0, whole genome shotgun sequence. Protein-coding genes within it:
- the LOC113778166 gene encoding auxin-responsive protein IAA9, whose product is MSPPLLGIEGEGQGNVSVMASSKSVDCVSNNGLGLKERNYLGLSDSSSEESTSMSTVSKEKKSSLNLKATDLRLGLPGSQSPERESELNLLSSDKFDEKPLFPLLPSKDGICSSIHKSVVSGNKRVFSDTIDEYSTVKASTFNERNWMFSAAGSNSETHQSIGQGKFSGKAGVSVLSSRSCGNEPSEVPSKPSVEGPHVANGSNQTNMNRPTNSSAPAAKAQVVGWPPIRSFRKNTLATTSKNNNEVDGKPSSGALFVKVSMAGAPYLRKVDLKTYSAYQGLSSALEKMFSCFTLGQCGAEEVSGKEMLSETKLRDLLHGSEYVLTYEDKDGDWMLVGDVPWEMFIETCRKLKIMKGSDAIGLAPRSVEKCKNRD
- the LOC113777905 gene encoding uncharacterized protein LOC113777905, with the protein product MTLRKKELHICPPPNYETGSTFITLRCHHGGLISYTPDPHYEGGDLCVFDYVESIGLSVFEVDRLTESAGVYGHKVYYGWENNTFRRIDSSRELNGYVKGEVGPTKEVNLYLEVSFHEILVQQLGYDPYEVDETENELQNGDGNNNIRDEGQGRCAANNCDNDSDASDETFFSAIDSDYEIGDDADDGIFHDNVDKNAEWLGVDNHRKENVVPDPLNEAEVVPDSDETEQVPDSESDFESIHESDDEESKLRSRTFDPKHIDNPKLELYMSFTSLKLFKTAVHNYSVKQGRPCKFVKQDRVRVRARCRNSECNWVIYARKLSGDGTIQIRTFEDNHTCGFTYDNPLVHSGWVAKKYCEEFRCNPKLDLEHFRKTVMKENRCSFTKNQTYRTRRKAMKIVQGSEKDQYSKLGVYMHEILRSNPGSTVIMKTVDGFRDSKTGKGRFERLYICFAGVKHGFLTGCRQFIGVDGTFLKGSVGGVLLAAVGVDANNGIFPIAYAAAEGESKDSWCWFFKLLKEDLKIEKDYEWTIMSDKQKGLIEACDMIFPNAAHRFCVKHLHNNFSSAGFKGEGLRRALWTVAKATTPAQFSSRMEAMAEIDIEAARWFDGKPPSQWSRAYFSTHPKCAMLLNNICECFNSKILDAREKPIIEMFETIRLYMMQRMQKNRDLAKEKWQTYPYCPRILHIMQKNVDRAPDCFPFKSNDDLYEVSCPYGDQYAVNIKEQTCSCRKWELTGIPCPHAIAALWMAKKDPLLYVSKWYTVETYMKCYEGSVCPMNGESEWGLTDVGEGPLPPLYGRAPGRPKKLRRRSAEEVQQAKEKTKKKVTRVGQINKCRYCHQRGHNMRSCKLLKDAQDPAVAETDISSSQVAASTNM